A genome region from Streptomyces antimycoticus includes the following:
- a CDS encoding S8 family peptidase → MACASAGRRRRVGAPTAVVAVVLVALSPTQTVPAQGVQATGGAGTHGYIVALKRGAGTPPAASGAGRALVERYGARVRRVYSSALNGYAVRANAAQAGRLAADRRIASVTRDERVSLRWTRLRLPVPPRRQARPPWGLDRIDQPDRPLDGAYTAPGGGRGTTIYVIDSGVRASHEDFGGRARSGWDFVDDDPVAEDGNGHGTHVAATAAGTRYGVAKKAAIVAVRVLDDRGEGTIAQVLAGMDWVLRHARRPAVVNLSLGSAAATPLPEWDAAVRTGIAAGLVFTVAAGNQDRPAAAFSPGRVARALTVGSTDRADRRSGFSNWGPGIDLFAPGDRIVSASNAGDTATRTLSGTSMAAPHVAGAAALYLAGHRLATPAQVGTALIAAANRGRVRGAGAGSPNRLLRVAN, encoded by the coding sequence ATGGCATGCGCATCTGCGGGCCGCCGGCGCAGGGTGGGGGCGCCGACCGCCGTCGTCGCGGTGGTCCTGGTGGCCCTGTCGCCCACCCAGACCGTTCCCGCGCAGGGGGTCCAGGCCACGGGCGGGGCGGGGACCCACGGCTATATCGTCGCCCTGAAGCGGGGCGCGGGAACGCCCCCGGCGGCGTCCGGGGCGGGCCGGGCGCTGGTCGAGCGGTACGGGGCGCGGGTGCGCCGGGTCTACAGCTCCGCGCTCAACGGCTATGCGGTACGGGCGAACGCGGCGCAGGCCGGGCGGCTGGCGGCCGATCGGCGCATCGCCTCGGTGACCCGGGACGAGCGGGTGTCCCTGCGGTGGACCCGGTTGCGGCTGCCGGTCCCGCCCCGCCGCCAGGCGCGGCCGCCCTGGGGCCTGGACCGGATCGACCAGCCGGACCGGCCGCTGGACGGGGCGTACACCGCGCCCGGCGGCGGGCGCGGGACCACGATCTATGTCATCGACTCCGGGGTCCGCGCCTCCCATGAGGACTTCGGCGGCCGGGCCCGCTCCGGCTGGGACTTCGTGGACGACGATCCGGTGGCCGAGGACGGCAACGGCCATGGCACCCATGTGGCCGCCACGGCGGCGGGCACCCGCTATGGCGTGGCGAAGAAGGCCGCGATCGTGGCCGTCCGGGTGCTGGACGACCGGGGCGAGGGCACCATCGCCCAGGTGCTGGCCGGGATGGACTGGGTGCTGCGACACGCCAGGCGGCCCGCGGTGGTCAATCTCAGCCTGGGCTCGGCGGCCGCCACCCCGCTGCCCGAATGGGACGCGGCGGTGCGGACGGGGATCGCGGCCGGTCTGGTCTTCACCGTGGCGGCGGGCAATCAGGACCGGCCCGCCGCCGCCTTCTCCCCGGGCCGGGTGGCGCGGGCGCTCACGGTGGGCTCGACCGACCGCGCCGACCGGCGCTCGGGCTTCTCCAACTGGGGCCCCGGAATTGATCTGTTCGCGCCCGGCGACCGGATCGTCTCGGCGTCGAACGCCGGCGATACGGCGACCAGGACGCTGTCGGGCACCTCGATGGCGGCCCCGCACGTCGCGGGCGCCGCCGCGCTGTATCTGGCGGGCCACCGCTTGGCCACTCCGGCCCAGGTCGGCACGGCGCTGATAGCCGCGGCGAACAGGGGCCGGGTGCGCGGCGCGGGCGCGGGCTCACCGAACCGTCTGCTGCGGGTGGCCAACTGA
- a CDS encoding helix-turn-helix domain-containing protein, with protein sequence MDAPAELGSFLRTRRAGLRPEDVGLVAYGTRRRVPGLRREELAQLAGVSVAYYTRLEQGQSTGASDGVLDAIARALRLSPDERAHLSNLARPPRAARRPTPRAGSARPATRRLIAAMGGVPAVVLDRRFDVLAWNPLGHALIAGHLPADAPERPAARPNTQRMLFLDPHTRELYPDWPGEARRAVSSLRVAAGAHPDDRRLAELIGELSMRSAEFAALWSRHPVRRCAFGTKSFHHPLVGPLELDFEMTRLPDSGGQGLLMYGAEPGSPSEAALRLLAREAVTFYAP encoded by the coding sequence ATGGACGCACCTGCCGAGCTGGGAAGTTTTCTGCGCACCCGCCGCGCCGGGCTGCGCCCCGAGGACGTCGGCCTGGTCGCGTACGGGACCCGGCGCCGCGTCCCGGGGCTGCGCCGCGAGGAGCTGGCGCAGCTGGCCGGGGTGAGCGTGGCGTACTACACCCGGCTGGAACAGGGCCAGTCCACCGGTGCCTCGGACGGGGTGCTGGACGCCATCGCCCGCGCGCTGCGGCTGAGCCCGGACGAGCGGGCGCACTTGAGCAATCTGGCCCGTCCGCCGCGCGCCGCGCGCCGTCCCACGCCACGGGCCGGCTCCGCGCGCCCGGCGACCCGGCGGCTGATCGCCGCGATGGGCGGGGTACCGGCCGTGGTCCTCGACCGCCGCTTCGACGTCCTGGCGTGGAATCCGCTGGGGCATGCCCTGATCGCCGGGCATCTGCCCGCCGACGCGCCCGAGCGGCCCGCCGCCCGGCCCAATACCCAGCGGATGCTGTTCCTCGATCCGCACACCCGTGAGCTGTATCCGGACTGGCCGGGCGAGGCGCGGCGGGCGGTCTCCTCGCTGCGGGTGGCGGCGGGCGCGCACCCCGACGACCGGCGGCTCGCCGAGCTGATCGGCGAACTGTCCATGAGGAGCGCGGAGTTCGCGGCGCTGTGGTCGCGCCATCCGGTGCGCCGGTGCGCGTTCGGCACCAAGTCCTTCCACCACCCCCTGGTGGGGCCGCTGGAGCTGGACTTCGAGATGACCCGGCTGCCGGACTCGGGGGGCCAGGGGCTGCTGATGTACGGGGCGGAGCCGGGTTCGCCGTCGGAGGCGGCGCTGCGGCTGCTGGCGCGGGAGGCCGTCACGTTTTACGCCCCCTGA
- a CDS encoding pectate lyase, with translation MAEPRTRHRAIAGVLGAVALTAGAITTGLTLPTASAATWPTPSGTPQAVSKTISVSGTTDGGMKRYYGSGDLGGDGQEEDQGPLFELKDGATLKNVIIGAPAADGVHCEGSCTLQNVWWEDVGEDAATFRGTGKTFNVIGGGARKAADKIFQFNGGGTLNVSNFAGQDFSTFVRSCGNCSSQYKRTINVSNSEITAPGKVIGGINTNYGDSLTLRGITIVGDSSKKIVPCQKYIGNNTGDEPSKNGSGPDGTYCKYSSSDITYR, from the coding sequence ATGGCTGAACCACGCACCAGGCACCGCGCGATAGCCGGCGTCCTCGGCGCCGTCGCCCTCACCGCGGGCGCGATCACCACCGGGCTGACCCTGCCCACGGCCTCCGCCGCCACCTGGCCCACCCCCAGCGGCACCCCGCAGGCGGTCTCCAAGACCATCAGCGTCAGCGGGACCACCGACGGCGGCATGAAGCGCTACTACGGCTCCGGCGACCTCGGCGGCGACGGCCAGGAGGAGGACCAGGGCCCGCTCTTCGAGCTGAAGGACGGCGCCACCCTGAAGAACGTCATCATCGGCGCCCCGGCCGCCGACGGCGTCCACTGCGAGGGGAGCTGCACCCTGCAGAACGTCTGGTGGGAGGACGTCGGCGAGGACGCCGCCACCTTCCGCGGCACCGGCAAGACGTTCAACGTGATCGGTGGCGGCGCCCGCAAGGCCGCGGACAAGATCTTCCAGTTCAACGGCGGCGGCACGCTCAACGTCTCGAACTTCGCGGGCCAGGACTTCTCCACCTTCGTCCGGTCCTGCGGCAACTGCTCCTCGCAGTACAAGCGCACCATCAATGTGAGCAACTCCGAGATCACCGCCCCGGGCAAGGTCATCGGCGGAATCAACACCAACTACGGCGACTCGCTGACCCTGCGCGGCATCACCATCGTCGGGGACAGCAGCAAGAAGATCGTCCCGTGCCAGAAGTACATCGGGAACAACACGGGCGACGAGCCGAGCAAGAACGGCAGCGGCCCCGACGGCACCTACTGCAAGTACAGCTCCTCGGACATCACCTACAGGTGA
- a CDS encoding rhamnogalacturonan lyase: MLAAACVAGALTVTTLTGVSGAAETAGAPKAGAGTKAAAQLEKLDRGLVSVHTGNDNLVSWRWLATDPNDVTFNLYRGAVKVNSSPITTTNYLHKDAPNSADYTVRAIVGGVEQPASPNAMQFRPGYYDVPISPPAGGSGYTYEANDASVGDLDGDGDLDFVLKWQPTNAKDNSQSGVTGNTVVDGYTLQGQRLWRIDLGRNIRSGAHYTQFQVYDYDGDGQAEVAMKTADGTVDGAGKTIGSASADYRNSAGYVLSGPEYLTMFNGRTGAAMSTVDYVPPRGTVSSWGDDYGNRVDRFLAGTAYLNGSTPSLIEARGYYTRTVISAWRFSGGQLTRQWTFDTNSSTNTGKGYDGQGNHALATGDVDGDGRDEIVYGSMAVDDNGSALWTNRYGHGDAAHLGDLDPARPGLEYFKVDEDSSKPGSYFADARTGQVLWSTASGGDNGRGAAGDIWAGNDGAEMWSARDDQIRDEGGGAKGRKPSSINFLAWWDGDPVRELLDGTHIDKYGTGGDTRLLTGSGVHSNNGTKATPSLSGDILGDWREEVVWPTSDNKALRIYSTPYETDRKITTLLHDRQYREALAWQNTAYNQPPHPSFFLGNKMATPPRPAITTP; this comes from the coding sequence ATGCTGGCCGCCGCCTGCGTGGCGGGCGCGCTGACCGTCACCACCCTGACGGGCGTCTCGGGGGCCGCCGAGACCGCGGGAGCCCCGAAAGCCGGGGCCGGAACCAAGGCCGCGGCCCAGCTGGAGAAGCTGGACCGGGGGCTGGTGAGCGTGCACACCGGCAATGACAACCTGGTCAGCTGGCGCTGGCTGGCCACCGACCCGAACGACGTGACGTTCAACCTCTACCGGGGCGCCGTCAAGGTCAACTCCTCGCCCATCACCACCACCAACTACCTCCACAAGGACGCCCCGAACAGCGCGGACTACACCGTGCGGGCCATCGTGGGCGGGGTCGAGCAGCCCGCCTCGCCGAACGCGATGCAGTTCCGCCCGGGGTACTACGATGTGCCGATCTCACCGCCGGCGGGCGGCTCCGGCTACACCTACGAGGCCAATGACGCCTCGGTGGGCGACCTCGACGGCGACGGCGACCTGGACTTCGTCCTCAAGTGGCAGCCGACCAACGCCAAGGACAACTCGCAGTCGGGCGTCACCGGCAATACCGTCGTGGACGGCTACACCCTGCAGGGGCAGCGGCTGTGGCGGATCGACCTGGGCCGCAACATCCGCTCGGGCGCCCACTACACCCAGTTCCAGGTGTACGACTACGACGGCGACGGCCAGGCCGAGGTCGCGATGAAGACCGCGGACGGCACGGTCGACGGCGCCGGGAAGACGATCGGCAGCGCGTCCGCCGACTACCGCAATTCCGCCGGCTATGTGCTCAGCGGGCCCGAATATCTGACGATGTTCAACGGGCGCACGGGCGCCGCGATGAGCACGGTGGACTACGTCCCGCCGCGCGGCACCGTCTCCTCGTGGGGCGATGACTACGGCAACCGCGTGGACCGCTTCCTGGCCGGGACGGCGTATCTCAACGGCTCCACCCCCTCGCTGATCGAGGCGCGCGGCTACTACACCCGCACGGTGATCTCCGCCTGGAGGTTCAGCGGAGGGCAGCTCACCCGCCAGTGGACGTTCGACACCAACAGCTCCACCAACACCGGCAAGGGCTACGACGGCCAGGGCAACCACGCGCTGGCGACCGGGGACGTGGACGGCGACGGCAGGGACGAGATCGTCTACGGCTCGATGGCCGTGGACGACAACGGCTCGGCGCTGTGGACCAACAGATACGGCCACGGCGACGCCGCCCACCTCGGCGACCTCGACCCCGCGCGGCCGGGCCTGGAGTACTTCAAGGTGGACGAGGACTCCTCGAAGCCGGGCTCGTACTTCGCCGACGCCCGCACCGGCCAGGTGCTGTGGTCCACCGCGTCGGGCGGCGACAACGGGCGCGGCGCGGCCGGCGACATCTGGGCGGGCAACGACGGCGCCGAGATGTGGTCCGCGCGGGACGACCAGATCCGCGACGAGGGCGGCGGCGCCAAGGGTCGCAAGCCCTCCTCGATCAACTTCCTGGCCTGGTGGGACGGCGATCCGGTGCGCGAACTGCTGGACGGCACGCATATCGACAAGTACGGCACCGGCGGTGACACCCGGCTGCTCACCGGCTCCGGGGTGCACTCCAACAACGGCACCAAGGCCACCCCGTCGCTGTCCGGGGACATCCTCGGCGACTGGCGCGAGGAGGTGGTCTGGCCGACCAGCGACAACAAGGCCCTGCGGATCTACTCCACGCCGTACGAGACCGACCGGAAGATCACCACGCTGCTGCACGACCGGCAGTACCGCGAGGCGCTGGCCTGGCAGAACACCGCCTACAACCAGCCCCCGCACCCCAGCTTCTTCCTCGGCAACAAGATGGCGACCCCGCCGCGGCCGGCCATCACCACCCCCTGA
- the glgP gene encoding alpha-glucan family phosphorylase: MKAIRRFSVRPVLPEPLRPLHRLARNLRWSWHPETRELFESVDPEGWRESGGDPVRLLGAVPVSRLADLAEDRSFLRRLTAAADDLHDYLTGPRWYQGRVAAEDRAGPGASAPSGAPVPSVPPGPSAPSGLPAAIAYFSPEFGITAALPQYSGGLGILAGDHLKAASDLGVPLMGVGLLYRHGYFRQSLSREGWQQEHYPVLDPDELPLTQLSEAAGRPLRIPLTLPGGRPLHARVWHAQVGRVPLLLLDSDVEENGHGERDVTDRLYGGGSEHRLLQEMLLGIGGVRAVRAYCRLTGHPDPEVFHTNEGHAGFQGLERIRELIADGADFGTAHEAVRAGTVFTTHTPVPAGIDRFDRELVARHFGDDAELPGIEVERVLALGMETYPGGEPNLFNMAVMGLRLAQRANGVSTLHGRVSREMFAGLWPGFDPEEVPITSITNGVHAPTWTAPEVTRLGARQFGHLPDAELWELRRTLRKRLVAEARQRLYDSWRQRGAGTAELGWIDGVLDPDVLTIGFARRVPSYKRLTLMLRDPERLMELLLHPERPIQIVVAGKAHPADDGGKRLVQELVRFADDPRVRHRLVFLPDYGMGMAQQLYPGCDVWLNNPLRPLEACGTSGMKAALNGCLNLSVLDGWWDEWYEPDFGWAIPTADGDAIDETRRDDLEATALYDLLERRIAPRFYDRGPDGLPGRWIDMVRRTLTTLGPKVLAGRMVREYVERLYAPAARSHRALDPVAAAELATWKSRIRDAWPGVAVDHVEAHLTPPAPAGAAELGSTLSLRVRVRLAGLAPADVEVQAVAGRVDDTDRITDATHVPLKPTTGPDAEGRRLYEGPLALDRTGPFGYTVRILPTHHLLASAPELGLTALPCDAMTEAAGVLMR; the protein is encoded by the coding sequence GTGAAGGCCATTCGTCGATTCAGCGTGCGTCCCGTGCTTCCGGAGCCCCTGCGACCGCTCCACCGGCTGGCGCGCAATCTGCGCTGGTCCTGGCATCCCGAGACCCGCGAGCTCTTCGAGTCCGTGGACCCCGAGGGATGGCGGGAGTCGGGCGGGGATCCGGTGCGGCTGCTGGGCGCCGTGCCCGTCTCCCGGCTCGCGGACCTCGCCGAGGACCGCTCCTTTCTGCGCCGTCTTACGGCGGCCGCGGACGATCTGCACGACTATCTGACCGGGCCGCGCTGGTACCAGGGGCGGGTCGCCGCGGAGGACCGCGCGGGGCCCGGCGCGTCCGCGCCCTCAGGCGCGCCCGTACCGTCCGTACCCCCAGGCCCATCCGCACCCTCCGGACTGCCCGCCGCCATCGCCTACTTCTCGCCGGAGTTCGGGATCACCGCCGCCCTGCCCCAGTACTCCGGCGGCCTGGGCATCCTCGCCGGTGACCACCTCAAGGCCGCCAGCGACCTCGGCGTGCCCCTGATGGGCGTCGGACTGCTCTACCGCCACGGCTACTTCCGGCAGTCGCTCTCCCGCGAGGGCTGGCAGCAGGAGCACTATCCGGTCCTGGACCCCGACGAACTGCCGCTCACCCAGCTGAGCGAGGCGGCCGGCCGGCCCCTCCGGATCCCGCTCACCCTGCCCGGCGGCCGTCCGCTCCACGCCCGCGTCTGGCACGCCCAGGTGGGCAGGGTGCCGCTGCTCCTGCTCGACTCCGATGTGGAGGAGAACGGCCACGGTGAGCGCGATGTCACCGACCGGCTCTACGGCGGCGGCAGCGAGCACCGGCTGCTGCAGGAGATGCTGCTGGGCATCGGCGGCGTCCGCGCCGTGCGCGCGTACTGCAGGCTCACCGGCCACCCCGACCCCGAGGTGTTCCACACCAACGAGGGCCACGCCGGATTCCAGGGCCTGGAGCGCATCCGCGAACTGATCGCCGACGGGGCCGACTTCGGCACCGCTCATGAGGCGGTGCGGGCCGGGACCGTCTTCACCACCCACACCCCCGTGCCCGCCGGTATCGACCGCTTCGACCGCGAGCTGGTCGCCCGCCACTTCGGTGACGACGCCGAGCTGCCGGGGATCGAGGTCGAGCGGGTCCTCGCGCTCGGCATGGAGACCTACCCCGGCGGTGAGCCCAATCTCTTCAACATGGCGGTGATGGGGCTGCGCCTGGCCCAGCGCGCCAACGGGGTGTCCACGCTGCACGGCCGCGTCAGCCGGGAGATGTTCGCCGGGCTCTGGCCCGGGTTCGACCCCGAGGAGGTGCCCATCACCTCCATCACCAACGGGGTGCACGCACCCACCTGGACGGCCCCCGAGGTCACCCGGCTCGGCGCCCGCCAGTTCGGCCACCTCCCCGACGCCGAGCTGTGGGAGCTGCGCCGCACCCTGCGCAAGCGGCTGGTCGCCGAGGCCCGACAGCGGCTGTACGACTCCTGGCGGCAGCGCGGCGCGGGCACCGCCGAGCTCGGCTGGATCGACGGGGTGCTCGACCCCGACGTCCTCACCATCGGCTTCGCCCGCCGCGTCCCCTCCTACAAGCGGCTCACCCTGATGCTGCGCGACCCGGAGCGGCTGATGGAGCTGCTGCTCCACCCCGAGCGGCCGATCCAGATCGTCGTCGCGGGCAAGGCCCACCCGGCCGACGACGGCGGCAAGCGCCTGGTCCAGGAACTCGTCCGCTTCGCCGACGACCCCCGGGTCCGCCACCGCCTGGTCTTCCTGCCCGACTACGGCATGGGCATGGCCCAGCAGCTCTACCCCGGCTGCGACGTCTGGCTCAACAACCCGCTGCGCCCGCTGGAGGCATGCGGCACCAGCGGCATGAAGGCCGCCCTGAACGGCTGTCTCAACCTCTCCGTCCTCGACGGCTGGTGGGACGAGTGGTACGAACCGGACTTCGGCTGGGCCATCCCCACCGCCGACGGCGACGCCATCGACGAGACCCGCCGCGACGACCTGGAGGCCACCGCCCTCTACGACCTGCTGGAACGGCGGATCGCCCCGCGCTTCTACGACCGCGGCCCGGACGGCCTCCCCGGCCGCTGGATCGACATGGTCCGCCGCACCCTCACCACCCTCGGCCCCAAGGTCCTCGCCGGCCGCATGGTGCGCGAATACGTCGAACGGCTCTACGCCCCGGCCGCCCGCTCCCACCGCGCGCTGGACCCGGTGGCGGCCGCCGAACTGGCCACCTGGAAGTCCCGCATCCGCGACGCCTGGCCGGGTGTCGCCGTCGACCACGTCGAGGCCCACCTCACCCCACCCGCCCCCGCCGGCGCCGCCGAACTCGGCTCGACGCTCTCCCTACGGGTCCGGGTGCGCCTGGCCGGACTGGCCCCGGCGGACGTGGAGGTCCAGGCGGTCGCCGGCCGGGTGGACGACACCGACCGCATCACCGACGCCACCCACGTCCCCCTCAAACCCACCACGGGCCCCGACGCCGAGGGCCGCCGCCTCTACGAGGGCCCCCTCGCCCTCGACCGCACCGGCCCCTTCGGCTACACGGTCCGCATCCTCCCCACCCACCACCTCCTGGCCTCCGCCCCCGAGTTGGGCCTCACCGCACTGCCCTGCGATGCCATGACCGAGGCGGCGGGAGTCCTGATGCGCTGA